From a single Bacillus sp. (in: firmicutes) genomic region:
- a CDS encoding pilus assembly protein — MNIRKKPMQNEKGSVSIEFLGILPFYFMFFLLLWQVVATGYAVFTAKTAVNNAAKTYAETYNLYEAIDTAKETLGTSGVISYKDIQRYNLGSGKFKLVLYTDHSLTFIPKQWRNSATLELEQEAIGKVLIP; from the coding sequence ATGAACATAAGGAAGAAGCCTATGCAGAATGAAAAAGGCTCAGTGAGCATTGAGTTTCTAGGAATTTTACCGTTTTACTTTATGTTTTTTCTTCTGCTTTGGCAGGTTGTGGCTACGGGTTATGCTGTATTCACTGCGAAAACAGCTGTGAACAATGCAGCTAAAACATATGCCGAGACTTATAATCTATATGAAGCGATTGATACAGCAAAAGAGACGTTAGGAACGAGTGGTGTTATTAGCTACAAAGATATACAGAGGTATAACTTGGGGAGTGGAAAGTTTAAATTAGTTCTTTATACAGATCACTCTCTTACGTTTATTCCAAAACAATGGAGAAATAGTGCTACATTGGAATTGGAGCAGGAAGCCATTGGTAAGGTGTTAATCCCATGA